The following proteins are encoded in a genomic region of Cyclonatronum proteinivorum:
- a CDS encoding PID-CTERM protein-sorting domain-containing protein yields the protein MKLLISALTVTLFLLCADFTPTVAQDRSQQLWQDNAPAQPMNNPGPPQLPGAPTQTPIGSGLALLLAAGGAYAVKRLKKE from the coding sequence ATGAAACTCCTTATATCCGCACTTACCGTCACCCTTTTTCTGCTCTGTGCAGATTTCACCCCAACCGTTGCGCAGGACCGCAGTCAGCAGCTTTGGCAGGACAATGCGCCCGCGCAGCCCATGAACAACCCGGGTCCGCCGCAGCTGCCGGGCGCACCAACCCAAACCCCGATCGGCAGCGGACTTGCACTGCTGCTTGCCGCCGGCGGAGCTTATGCGGTAAAGCGCCTGAAGAAAGAGTGA
- a CDS encoding T9SS type A sorting domain-containing protein encodes MYERKDRDDPATALPFPHTAVTQGKQNPAADPFLFSLTYTEGNGDGWNLLGNPFGASIDWANPNWTKTAVDNFAYLWNPATGNYEIATAGGTIDGVVAADFIAPFQAFFVKANASNPELIVPPTARSIESGNGDLFNQSPASVFTLKLETGASESFTGFRFGEEYSQEFGHNDAYFLSPMATSFAYTYSVKGNNPTMLNSLPTDMDEAVSFPIAAGAFADYQFYEGEATFSWPTFSNIPSGMSITLAETHTGAVIDLREEQSYSFQMSAAGLMQKGAEVKQFRDLQADGTPVMSPMFAGERFVLTIDPGITTDIPTDGQLPTVFALHQNYPNPFNPTTQIRYELPESAEVRLDVFNIQGQRVATLVNGQQNPGIHTVRFNGSALSSGVYLYRLQAGTKVLTQKMTLIK; translated from the coding sequence GTGTATGAGAGAAAAGACCGGGACGATCCCGCAACGGCGCTGCCATTTCCGCATACCGCGGTTACGCAGGGTAAGCAAAACCCTGCTGCCGACCCTTTCTTGTTCAGCCTTACCTACACGGAAGGAAATGGCGACGGCTGGAACCTGCTCGGCAACCCTTTCGGCGCGTCGATCGACTGGGCGAATCCAAACTGGACTAAAACAGCTGTCGATAATTTCGCCTATCTGTGGAATCCTGCCACCGGCAACTATGAAATCGCAACCGCTGGCGGTACCATTGATGGCGTAGTTGCAGCTGACTTCATCGCTCCTTTCCAGGCGTTTTTTGTGAAGGCCAACGCTTCGAATCCTGAGCTTATCGTTCCACCAACCGCCCGTTCAATCGAATCCGGAAACGGCGATTTGTTCAATCAATCCCCGGCCTCAGTGTTTACGCTGAAGCTGGAAACAGGCGCAAGCGAATCCTTCACCGGCTTTCGGTTTGGCGAAGAATATTCACAGGAGTTCGGCCACAACGATGCCTACTTCCTGTCACCAATGGCGACATCCTTTGCCTACACCTACTCGGTTAAAGGCAATAACCCCACCATGCTGAACTCCCTTCCGACTGATATGGATGAGGCTGTGTCCTTCCCGATTGCGGCGGGCGCATTCGCCGATTATCAGTTCTATGAAGGCGAAGCGACCTTCAGCTGGCCGACCTTTTCGAACATTCCCTCGGGCATGAGCATCACCCTTGCCGAAACGCATACCGGGGCGGTTATCGATCTGCGCGAAGAGCAGTCGTACAGTTTCCAGATGTCAGCAGCCGGACTGATGCAGAAAGGGGCAGAAGTTAAGCAATTCCGTGATCTTCAGGCGGATGGCACCCCTGTAATGAGCCCGATGTTTGCCGGCGAGCGCTTTGTGCTCACCATCGACCCGGGAATCACAACTGACATTCCAACCGATGGTCAGCTGCCAACCGTGTTCGCGCTCCATCAAAACTACCCCAACCCGTTTAACCCCACCACGCAGATTCGCTACGAACTGCCCGAAAGCGCGGAGGTGAGGCTTGATGTGTTCAACATTCAGGGTCAGCGCGTTGCTACGCTGGTGAACGGGCAACAAAACCCGGGCATCCATACCGTTCGATTCAACGGTTCAGCCCTGTCAAGTGGGGTGTACCTGTACCGGCTTCAGGCGGGAACGAAGGTACTCACCCAAAAAATGACGCTCATCAAATAA
- a CDS encoding BspA family leucine-rich repeat surface protein translates to MKRQTNAPMKGRLDLTLIYNSGRCVHQPILATNVVTNCSVNTRCKSGAKHSKTTKSIQLNNYWLAKYTLALAILICISLLSGFYDAQANGSFTPNESSGLLGTSVEINAVPSAEVHSETPSLFFLAENGVTVMCPDAEVGEQGTLSINGTNVTFTKRTALQINTTNAATTCTSGITIMIALFQFANAFNEDIGSWDVSSVTNMSRMFQDARAFNQDIGSWDVSSVTNMSDMFRNAHAFNQDIGNWDVSSVTSMSRMFEDAHAFNEDIGSWDVSSVTSMNSMFRDARTFNQDIGSWDVSSVTVMQAMFFNTDFNQDISSWDVSSVTNMQGMFRLAGNFNQDIGKWDVSSVSEMTRMFQDAANFSQELNLWCVENFTEAPSLFSSGSGLTEDKLPVWGTCPQINTDFFLAENGVTVMCPDAGVGAQGTLTINGTNVTFTKRTAAQINTTNAATTCTSGITNMRLLFWDDRTFNQNIGSWDVSSVTDMVGMFEDARAFNQDIGNWDVSSVTDMFGMFINANAFNQDIGSWDVSSVTRMLSMFASANSFRGNLRCWEVPQFNFEPLNFGTFSNKPIWGTRGDCLWTGGTDGDLNTGSNWRGNSVPAANRPMIFDNASLVLTQNTDFKNEVRVRRSGSLIIGSDTPVLFSGGITGDANVVYQRKIEAHSRWISFTSPVANSTIAGTGGLFNSLWTQGFPGSDDAGASGSAANVLIYNEAGGGTNADRFVAPASNTIEAGRGILSVRV, encoded by the coding sequence ATGAAAAGACAAACAAACGCACCGATGAAAGGACGGCTGGACCTCACTCTAATTTATAATTCAGGAAGATGCGTTCACCAGCCCATATTGGCGACCAATGTTGTAACAAATTGCTCCGTCAATACTCGCTGCAAATCCGGAGCTAAACATAGTAAAACCACAAAATCAATACAGCTTAACAACTATTGGCTGGCAAAATATACCCTGGCATTAGCTATCCTTATTTGTATAAGCCTGCTTTCGGGTTTTTACGATGCGCAAGCAAATGGAAGTTTTACTCCAAACGAATCTTCAGGCCTGTTAGGTACATCCGTGGAAATCAATGCAGTGCCGTCTGCTGAAGTGCATTCCGAAACACCATCATTATTTTTCCTTGCCGAGAACGGCGTTACGGTCATGTGCCCCGATGCCGAGGTTGGCGAACAGGGCACATTAAGTATTAACGGCACCAATGTCACCTTCACCAAAAGAACCGCACTTCAAATTAACACTACCAATGCCGCCACCACATGCACCAGCGGGATAACCATTATGATAGCATTGTTTCAATTTGCCAATGCCTTCAACGAGGATATCGGCAGCTGGGATGTGAGCAGCGTGACGAATATGTCTCGTATGTTTCAAGATGCCCGTGCCTTCAACCAGGATATTGGAAGCTGGGACGTAAGCAGCGTGACGAATATGTCTGATATGTTTCGAAATGCCCATGCCTTCAATCAGGATATAGGCAACTGGGACGTAAGCAGCGTGACGAGTATGTCTCGTATGTTTGAAGATGCCCATGCCTTCAACGAGGATATCGGCAGCTGGGACGTAAGTAGTGTGACGAGTATGAACAGTATGTTTCGAGATGCCCGTACCTTCAACCAGGATATCGGCAGCTGGGATGTGAGCAGCGTTACGGTTATGCAGGCAATGTTTTTTAACACCGATTTCAACCAGGATATTAGCAGCTGGGATGTAAGTAGTGTGACGAATATGCAAGGAATGTTTAGACTTGCAGGCAATTTCAACCAAGATATTGGAAAATGGGATGTGAGCAGCGTTTCTGAAATGACTCGTATGTTTCAAGACGCCGCCAATTTCAGCCAGGAATTGAACTTATGGTGTGTGGAAAACTTTACTGAGGCACCTTCCTTATTTTCGTCTGGCAGCGGGTTAACTGAAGATAAGCTTCCTGTATGGGGAACCTGCCCTCAGATTAATACAGATTTTTTCCTTGCAGAGAACGGCGTTACGGTCATGTGCCCCGATGCGGGTGTTGGCGCCCAAGGCACATTAACCATTAACGGCACCAATGTTACCTTCACTAAAAGAACCGCTGCTCAAATTAACACTACCAATGCCGCCACCACTTGTACAAGCGGGATTACAAATATGAGGTTATTGTTTTGGGATGACCGTACCTTCAACCAGAATATCGGCAGCTGGGATGTGAGTAGCGTTACTGATATGGTTGGTATGTTTGAAGATGCCCGTGCCTTCAATCAGGATATCGGCAACTGGGACGTAAGCAGCGTGACGGATATGTTTGGAATGTTTATAAATGCCAATGCTTTCAACCAGGATATTGGCAGTTGGGATGTAAGCAGCGTTACCAGAATGCTTTCAATGTTTGCAAGTGCCAATAGCTTCAGAGGGAATCTCCGCTGCTGGGAGGTGCCACAATTTAATTTTGAGCCCCTTAATTTCGGCACATTTAGCAACAAGCCCATCTGGGGTACACGCGGTGATTGCCTGTGGACCGGGGGCACAGATGGCGATCTAAACACAGGCTCCAACTGGCGCGGGAACAGCGTTCCAGCGGCCAATCGTCCGATGATTTTTGATAATGCTTCATTGGTACTAACCCAAAATACGGATTTCAAAAACGAGGTGCGTGTGCGCCGCAGCGGGAGTCTGATTATTGGCTCCGATACGCCGGTTCTTTTTTCCGGCGGTATTACCGGAGATGCGAATGTGGTTTACCAGCGCAAAATAGAGGCCCATTCCCGCTGGATTTCGTTTACCTCCCCGGTAGCCAACAGCACCATAGCCGGCACTGGCGGGCTGTTTAACTCGCTGTGGACCCAAGGATTTCCGGGTTCTGACGATGCGGGCGCCTCCGGGTCTGCGGCCAACGTCTTAATATATAACGAGGCCGGCGGGGGCACTAATGCTGATCGTTTTGTCGCGCCGGCTTCCAACACCATCGAGGCCGGCAGGGGGATACTTTCTGTACGTGTATGA
- a CDS encoding ATP-binding protein translates to MKKNRVEQALKALTESKALTEQQALRLEELNKQKSRFFANISHELRTPLTLIKGHTDLALSGKYGPLTKSLQAMFFQLEGNIGRLSLQIEQLLQLSRIESGTEQLQKVPLNMYQLALHLKSMFLSWADQKGVALIVELGGNEDAAWVHADKSKMEQVLINLMANAIKHTEKGGRVTVITQAAGKAPESRVGLCVKDTGSGIPQDNLPFLFDRFFQASNAQKGGVGLGLAVVKECVALHQGQISVSSKLGEGSAFQVFLPALQTEANQHNPESRPETKEPPIIHPAVKSVMFEEQQTRPKFSLKSGKSNRDELPLILIAEDETGLQEYLHELLIESYRVHLVNNGREGLEAARALMPDLIISDIMMPVMDGFEFCRKLRNDPTVNFIPFVMLTARTDEEHQLAGLQKGADAYLPKPFNAALFIETVKNQIDAKKRLWAKFANDQSYLESAGLSEKDELFDKFEKMIIRQLNDEELNIAQLSEQLHVSQRQLQRKIKDLTGLTPKQYVVQKRLQTAHKLLKDNAGSVSEVAYAVGYGSLSRFSSAFKKEFGKSPSEAIG, encoded by the coding sequence GTGAAAAAAAACCGCGTTGAGCAGGCCTTAAAAGCCCTGACTGAAAGCAAGGCCCTTACGGAGCAGCAGGCGCTACGGCTGGAAGAGCTGAATAAACAAAAATCACGCTTTTTTGCAAATATCTCTCATGAATTGCGTACCCCGTTAACCCTCATAAAGGGTCATACCGATTTGGCATTAAGCGGGAAGTATGGCCCGCTTACAAAGTCCTTACAAGCCATGTTTTTTCAGCTTGAAGGGAATATTGGAAGGCTGTCTCTTCAGATTGAGCAGTTGCTGCAGCTATCCCGTATTGAAAGCGGTACAGAGCAGCTGCAAAAAGTGCCGCTGAATATGTATCAGCTTGCCCTGCATCTGAAAAGTATGTTTCTGTCCTGGGCGGATCAAAAGGGGGTCGCACTTATAGTCGAATTGGGCGGTAATGAGGATGCAGCTTGGGTACATGCAGATAAATCCAAAATGGAACAGGTGCTGATAAACCTCATGGCCAATGCAATTAAACATACAGAAAAAGGGGGCAGGGTTACGGTTATCACGCAAGCAGCCGGTAAAGCCCCAGAGAGCAGGGTCGGGTTATGCGTAAAAGATACAGGTAGCGGAATACCGCAGGATAATCTGCCCTTTCTGTTTGATCGTTTTTTTCAGGCTTCGAATGCGCAAAAAGGCGGCGTTGGTCTTGGCCTTGCCGTCGTTAAAGAGTGTGTAGCCCTTCATCAGGGGCAGATAAGTGTTAGCAGTAAACTGGGGGAAGGTTCTGCGTTTCAGGTATTTCTGCCAGCCCTTCAAACAGAAGCTAATCAGCACAATCCCGAATCAAGGCCTGAGACAAAGGAGCCCCCAATCATCCATCCTGCTGTAAAGTCAGTTATGTTTGAAGAACAACAAACAAGGCCCAAATTTTCTCTTAAGTCCGGTAAATCAAACCGGGATGAACTCCCGCTGATTTTAATTGCAGAGGATGAAACCGGACTTCAGGAATATCTTCACGAGCTGCTGATTGAAAGCTACAGGGTTCATCTTGTGAACAACGGTAGGGAAGGTCTTGAAGCTGCAAGGGCACTTATGCCTGATCTGATCATTAGTGATATCATGATGCCCGTTATGGATGGATTTGAATTTTGCCGGAAGCTTCGCAACGACCCGACCGTTAATTTTATTCCGTTTGTAATGCTTACAGCACGTACGGATGAAGAGCATCAGCTCGCAGGTCTGCAAAAGGGGGCTGATGCCTACCTGCCTAAACCGTTTAATGCCGCCCTTTTTATTGAAACCGTGAAGAATCAGATAGATGCCAAAAAAAGACTGTGGGCCAAGTTTGCAAATGATCAAAGCTATCTCGAATCGGCAGGGCTGTCCGAAAAGGATGAGCTTTTTGACAAGTTTGAAAAAATGATAATCAGGCAGCTAAACGATGAGGAGCTTAATATTGCACAGCTATCAGAACAACTGCACGTCAGTCAGCGGCAGCTGCAGCGTAAGATCAAAGACCTGACCGGCCTTACCCCCAAACAATATGTTGTGCAAAAAAGGCTTCAAACCGCACATAAACTGCTGAAAGATAATGCAGGTTCCGTTTCTGAAGTGGCCTATGCCGTAGGCTATGGAAGCCTCTCCCGGTTTAGCAGCGCTTTTAAAAAAGAATTCGGAAAATCCCCGTCCGAAGCCATCGGCTGA
- a CDS encoding ligand-binding sensor domain-containing protein, whose product MQLLGGGVLYAAQSQQLIFERNQFYQSASLTTEHGLPANGINDIIQDQQGYIWIATFNGLVRYDGLSYKEYNVSNVEGLNSNRFHVVIQDRKGNIWAGVQDNTLLMIAGNTSSVYTIRIDGADVRAEVTALSEGPDGAIWIGAHSGLFRFSDGLFTRIDAIPRQTIKHITHSDTHTYIVQQENIYRAKHDGSEVSLSMSLSGGTLIAPGNSTAEMAVESSSFFVSIAADEDFYWLLTNKDLFKVQSARTQIQHKISGAALGFNNLLGISLQDGRMFMYGSHGLFELIFPVGERVDQRVRIRSFSDQFIRNMVIDYEGTFWLATRAGGVLRFVPTPINIDSGLASLNQTAITSITGSRDGAVWFGTNCDGLYRYFENELKQFRYEYGFANSCIWSVYEQSDGTIWAGTWSDGVYFRPPDARMFQKFEDWEHSDDSIVLAIFEDSAGVIWFGTYSQGLVRWDGETAEIIRDMSGNKIAVVRDLFEDEHNKLWIATDRGVGFVQDGRFLSKPELDILSTNAFRTIARDANGRFLFGSNGGGMVVYSPGQVPLAVTAESGLLDESISQLTTDHRGNIWLGGNRGLFMIDSLHAERFFSGESTDLPITPFGVAEGMPNRETTGGFSPSLHLSESGILYIPTVQGLAEIHTEQMNLNRKPPNTLIEEIIIDGVSFLPDEVDDIPHNVQQLVFRFTALSFMNPEYVRFQYMVKGFHTEWQAAGRQREAVFTSLPPGNFTFRVRATNNAGIQNDQDVGLSFKITPPFWQTLWFYGLLIVISAGGGLAFTRYQIKAGIRREYNLQQTVKEQTAAITREKKPR is encoded by the coding sequence ATGCAGTTATTGGGCGGCGGAGTGCTGTATGCTGCTCAGAGTCAGCAGCTGATTTTTGAAAGGAATCAGTTTTACCAAAGTGCCAGCCTTACGACTGAGCACGGGTTGCCTGCGAACGGTATCAATGACATCATTCAGGATCAACAGGGTTACATTTGGATAGCTACTTTCAACGGTCTGGTACGCTATGACGGTTTGAGTTATAAAGAGTATAACGTGTCTAATGTGGAAGGGTTGAATTCTAACCGCTTTCATGTAGTGATACAGGATCGCAAAGGCAATATCTGGGCCGGTGTGCAGGATAATACGCTTCTGATGATTGCCGGCAATACGTCTTCTGTCTATACGATCCGCATTGACGGAGCCGATGTGAGAGCAGAAGTGACAGCCCTTAGTGAAGGCCCTGACGGTGCAATTTGGATTGGAGCGCATTCAGGGCTTTTCCGGTTTTCAGATGGGCTATTTACCCGAATTGACGCAATACCGCGCCAAACGATAAAGCATATCACGCACAGCGATACCCATACTTACATCGTTCAGCAGGAAAATATTTACCGCGCAAAACACGATGGCAGCGAGGTATCTTTAAGCATGTCATTATCCGGCGGTACGCTGATTGCACCCGGCAACAGCACTGCAGAGATGGCTGTGGAATCTTCCTCTTTTTTTGTTTCCATTGCAGCTGATGAAGATTTTTACTGGCTGCTTACCAATAAAGACCTTTTTAAGGTTCAATCTGCGCGTACACAAATACAGCACAAAATTTCCGGTGCCGCGCTGGGATTTAATAATTTGCTGGGTATAAGCCTGCAGGATGGTCGCATGTTTATGTATGGCTCACATGGCCTTTTTGAGCTCATTTTCCCGGTCGGGGAAAGGGTTGATCAACGTGTGAGAATCCGATCTTTTTCTGATCAGTTTATCAGGAATATGGTTATTGACTATGAAGGCACCTTTTGGCTCGCAACGAGAGCAGGGGGCGTGCTGCGGTTTGTGCCAACCCCGATCAATATTGATTCCGGCTTAGCATCACTTAATCAGACTGCGATAACAAGCATTACAGGTTCGCGGGACGGCGCCGTTTGGTTTGGCACCAATTGTGACGGCTTGTATAGGTATTTTGAAAATGAGCTTAAACAGTTCCGTTACGAATACGGATTCGCTAATTCCTGCATTTGGTCAGTTTATGAGCAGTCAGACGGGACGATCTGGGCCGGAACCTGGTCTGACGGCGTTTACTTTCGTCCTCCGGATGCCCGTATGTTTCAGAAATTTGAAGACTGGGAGCACAGCGATGACAGTATTGTACTTGCGATTTTTGAGGACAGTGCCGGCGTCATTTGGTTTGGTACTTACAGTCAGGGCTTGGTTCGCTGGGATGGTGAAACCGCAGAAATAATCAGGGATATGTCCGGAAATAAGATTGCTGTTGTGAGAGATCTTTTCGAAGATGAACATAACAAGCTTTGGATTGCAACAGACCGAGGTGTTGGCTTTGTACAGGATGGACGTTTTTTAAGTAAGCCGGAACTCGATATTCTGAGTACCAATGCCTTCAGAACTATCGCAAGAGACGCCAACGGTCGTTTTTTATTTGGCAGTAATGGCGGAGGAATGGTCGTGTACAGCCCGGGTCAGGTTCCCCTTGCTGTGACAGCTGAATCCGGGCTGTTAGATGAAAGCATCTCGCAGCTTACTACTGACCACAGGGGAAATATCTGGCTGGGAGGAAACCGAGGGCTTTTCATGATTGACAGCCTGCATGCCGAACGCTTTTTTTCAGGGGAAAGCACAGACCTGCCCATTACACCATTTGGCGTTGCTGAAGGCATGCCCAACCGGGAAACAACGGGCGGATTTTCTCCATCTCTTCATTTATCGGAATCAGGCATTTTGTATATCCCAACCGTTCAGGGCCTGGCCGAAATCCATACGGAGCAGATGAACCTGAACCGAAAACCTCCCAATACCCTGATAGAAGAGATTATAATCGATGGCGTAAGCTTCCTGCCGGACGAAGTTGACGACATCCCTCACAATGTGCAGCAACTTGTTTTCCGGTTCACGGCCCTTAGTTTCATGAATCCGGAATATGTTCGTTTCCAGTATATGGTTAAGGGCTTTCATACCGAATGGCAGGCTGCCGGCAGGCAGCGTGAAGCCGTATTTACTTCTCTGCCTCCCGGCAATTTCACCTTCCGGGTGAGGGCTACAAACAATGCCGGCATCCAAAACGACCAAGATGTCGGGCTGTCTTTTAAAATTACGCCGCCATTTTGGCAAACCTTGTGGTTTTATGGTTTGCTTATTGTTATTTCAGCCGGGGGCGGCCTGGCCTTTACCCGCTATCAGATTAAAGCCGGTATCCGGCGGGAGTACAACCTGCAGCAAACGGTGAAGGAGCAAACCGCTGCCATCACCCGTGAAAAAAAACCGCGTTGA
- a CDS encoding GntR family transcriptional regulator, translating into MELKKNVPRHEQISSWLRAQIDAGVFDKDEKLPSEQELSDRFQVSRVTVRRALQTLESDEMIYRCQGLGSFVKQGKLSKNLIRLTDFMEDMRDAGKQARSEVIRMDHSKVCDLIAEKLGLKVGQMVLQLDRLRMGDNEPVAYDKTWFPILYGQLIADQELADKTIFRILEEDYEIPIIRGTYDIQACVADEEMATHLQVIKGAPLLLFDRVSYTLNDKAVYFQRRYYRADKISWQVSLERNPQSTKEPQMPLKEFYPVFR; encoded by the coding sequence ATGGAACTAAAGAAAAATGTGCCCCGGCATGAACAGATCAGCAGCTGGCTGCGCGCGCAGATAGATGCCGGCGTTTTTGACAAGGATGAAAAGCTTCCTTCTGAACAGGAGCTGTCTGACCGATTTCAGGTGAGCCGTGTGACGGTGCGTCGGGCGCTTCAGACGCTGGAGTCAGACGAAATGATCTACCGCTGTCAGGGGCTCGGCTCATTTGTGAAGCAGGGTAAGCTGAGTAAGAACCTGATTCGCCTTACCGATTTTATGGAAGACATGCGTGACGCGGGCAAACAGGCACGCTCGGAAGTCATTCGGATGGATCACAGCAAAGTATGTGATTTAATAGCTGAAAAACTTGGTCTCAAGGTAGGGCAGATGGTTCTGCAGCTCGACCGCTTGCGCATGGGTGACAATGAGCCTGTTGCCTATGACAAAACCTGGTTTCCTATACTATATGGTCAGCTGATTGCTGATCAGGAGCTAGCTGACAAAACCATTTTCCGGATTCTGGAGGAAGACTACGAAATTCCCATCATCCGGGGAACCTATGACATTCAGGCCTGTGTCGCAGACGAAGAAATGGCTACGCACCTGCAGGTAATCAAAGGGGCGCCCCTGTTGTTGTTTGACCGCGTATCCTATACGCTGAATGATAAAGCCGTATATTTTCAGCGCCGCTACTACCGCGCAGACAAAATCAGCTGGCAGGTAAGCCTGGAACGTAATCCGCAGAGCACCAAAGAACCGCAAATGCCCCTAAAGGAATTTTACCCGGTGTTCAGGTAA
- a CDS encoding YeeE/YedE family protein translates to MCNSSTQQTRFTSQQYISFMFEFLTQPWPWYVAGPVIGLTVPLLLIMGGKSFGISENLRHVCASCNVGNVSFFNYDWKKNGAWNLTFLLGVIVGGLLGGVLFANPEPIQLAESTVNDLRELGITDFSGFVPAEIFSWEVLGTGTGFVILVIGGFLVGFGARYAGGCTSGHAISGLSDLQLASLIAVIGFFIGGLLMTHFIYPLIL, encoded by the coding sequence ATTTGCAACAGTTCAACACAACAAACACGCTTCACTTCACAACAATACATTTCTTTTATGTTTGAATTTTTAACCCAACCCTGGCCCTGGTATGTTGCCGGTCCCGTAATCGGACTCACAGTGCCCTTACTGCTTATCATGGGCGGCAAATCTTTTGGGATATCCGAAAACCTGCGTCACGTTTGCGCATCATGCAATGTCGGAAACGTCTCCTTCTTTAATTACGACTGGAAAAAGAATGGCGCCTGGAATCTGACTTTTCTTTTAGGCGTCATTGTTGGCGGACTCCTTGGCGGTGTCCTTTTTGCCAATCCTGAGCCCATTCAGCTGGCAGAGTCTACAGTGAATGACCTGCGTGAACTGGGAATCACGGATTTTAGCGGCTTTGTGCCGGCTGAAATTTTTAGCTGGGAAGTGCTTGGAACCGGTACAGGCTTTGTTATTCTGGTTATTGGCGGATTCCTCGTAGGTTTTGGCGCACGCTACGCCGGTGGATGTACTTCCGGTCATGCCATCTCCGGTCTCTCTGACCTGCAGCTTGCCTCACTGATAGCCGTTATCGGCTTCTTTATCGGTGGCCTGCTCATGACACACTTCATCTACCCACTCATTCTTTAG
- a CDS encoding DUF6691 family protein, giving the protein MISAKDFLKYLTAGTLFGFVLMKSEVVSWFRIQEMFRFDAFHMYGIIGVAILVGLISIQLIKRFNIKDMGGNDITINPKDSSQVTRYIVGGTMFGLGWALLGACPGPMFALLGSGITIIIVPILAALAGTYTYGALREKLPH; this is encoded by the coding sequence ATGATTTCAGCAAAAGATTTTTTAAAGTACCTTACGGCAGGAACCCTTTTCGGATTCGTGCTCATGAAATCTGAAGTCGTGTCCTGGTTTCGGATTCAGGAAATGTTCCGCTTCGACGCCTTTCACATGTATGGTATTATTGGTGTCGCCATTCTGGTTGGCCTGATCTCCATACAGCTCATTAAGCGATTCAACATTAAGGATATGGGCGGGAACGACATCACCATTAATCCCAAGGATTCTTCTCAGGTAACCCGCTACATCGTTGGCGGTACCATGTTCGGATTGGGCTGGGCACTGCTTGGCGCATGTCCGGGGCCGATGTTCGCCCTTCTCGGCAGTGGTATCACCATTATCATTGTCCCGATTCTCGCAGCACTCGCTGGTACTTACACCTACGGCGCCCTTCGCGAAAAACTCCCGCACTAA